In Flavobacterium sp. GSB-24, the genomic window TGTTCCAATTAAAATTTTAAGATTTCCGTTTTCAAGTTCTTCATGAATAATTCTTCTTTCAGAAGTTTTGGTGGAACCTGTTAATATCCTGATATTGATGTTTAAAGTATTCGCAAATTCAGACAAACCAATAAAATGCTGATTGGCCAAAATCTCAGTCGGAGCCATTAAACAAGCTTGAAAGCCATTATCGATAGCGAGAAGCATACTCATAAAAGCAACAATTGTTTTTCCAGAACCAACATCACCTTGAAGCAGACGATTCATTTGAGCGTTGCTACCCATGTCTGTACGGATTTCTTTTATTACTCTTTTTTGAGCATTGGTCAAATCAAAAGGCAGATGATTTTGATAGAAATCATTAAAAAATTCACCAACTTTTGTAAAAGGATGTCCTTTAATTTTATGCTTCCGAATAAGATTTTTAGTAATTAACTGAAGCTGAATAAAGAATAATTCCTCAAATTTTAATCTGAATTGTGCTTTCGCTAAAATATCAGCACTTTTTGGAAAATGAATATTAAATAGCGCAGCTCTCTTCGGAATTAATTTTAATTCTTCAATCAAAAAAGGCGGAAAAGTTTCAGTAAACAAAGCCTGGGTTTCCAAAAAAAGCTGCTCCATCAATTTATTAATGGTACGGTTTGAAATTCCTTTATTGGTTAAAGCTTCCGTTGAAGGATAAACCGGCTGCATTGCCGATCGCAGACTTCTTTCGTGTTCACTCAGCAATTCAATTTCGGGATGCGCCATACTGAATTGGCTTCCGTATAAAGAACATTTTCCGAAAATAACAATTGGTTCATTTAGCTTTAAAGTTTCGCGAATCCATTTATGACCCTGAAACCAGTTGAGATCAATTTGCCCTGTATCGTCAACAAAAGTTGCTACAAGTCGCTTTTTATTTTTAGCAAATTCAACCGTTTTGATGTGAATTATTTTTCCAATAATCTGAACTTCAGAACCTGTATTCTGTAGTTCGTTAATCTTATAATAACGTGTTCTGTCAATATATCGATTTGGAAAAAAATTGACTAAATCTCCATATTTATGAATTCCCAATTCCTTACGAAGCAGCTGGCCGCGACTCGGGCCAACGCCTTTTAAGTATTCTATTGGAGTTTCTAGGAGATTATTAGACATTAAATTATTTTAGATTTAGATTTTAGAAATAGAGTTAAGAATAAAAACAACTGTATTCTTTATTCTATTTTCGTTTATCTTGAAAAGGCGAAGATAAATCTTAATTAGGAAATTTGAAAGTGTATTGTTGTTTTCAAGTTTTGAATATTAATTTATAAGAAAGTTTTTTAAAAAGAACGCAACCATTTTAAGAAAGGAATATCTTATTAATAGTTAACCTTAAAAACCTTAAATGAAATGAAAAAAATTGGACTTTTAATTGTAATGTTTGTGTCGCTTATTTCTTGTTCAAATGATGATTCAAACGATAATGCTAAACTTGCCGTAACAGATTATCATGGAAAATGGATAAACATTCACGAAGTTAAGGATATAAACAGTCCTTATTTATGGACTGAATACTACGTTTTCAACGCCAACAACACATTTGTAAAATCCAGAACAACTATAGATGGAACTACTACTGCAACAGGGACTTTTGAAGTTTTCACTGCTGATAATAGACCAAATTTTAAATTAACTTATTCTGCAGCTACAAATTTAATTTACAATTGTACCTCTGGAGTTGGAGGAACAAGTGAGCTTCTATATATCTACAATGGTTATTTAGAAAATAGCGCCAGAATGTGTGATGCAGCATCTACCTACGAAAAAGAAAAATAAAAACCGTAAGTTTGTTCAAGATATTAAAGGTATTCAATCTTAAATTGAATACCTTTTTCTTTTTTTAATATTTAGAAAATGACGACACACTTAGCACTTTTGCGCGGAATAAACGTTTCGGGACACAACATGATGAAAATGGAAGCTTTGAAAACAATGCTTGAAAATATCGGTTTCCAAAATGTTCGAACCTATTTACAATCTGGAAATGTTTTTATTGATAGTGAAGAAGAGGCTTCAAAAGTAGGTTTTATGATTAAGCAGGAAATCTTTAAAGTTTTCGGTCATGAAGTTCCAGTTGTTGTAATTACAAAAGATGATCTAAAATCTTGTTTTGCTAATAATCCATTTTTAAAAGAGAAAGATGTAGATAACAAAAAACTATATTTTGCTTTTGTTTCTATTGCTCTAAAAAAAGAAAACATAAATGATTTAAAAATCAGTCAGTTTAAACCTGATGAAGCAAGTATTGATGAAAATAGAATTTTTATAAAATATGCTGTTGGAGCAGGAAAAACTCGTTTTGATCAAAAATATATTGAGAAAAAATTGAATATAACAGCAACTATTAGAAACTGGAATACAGTTACTAATTTACTGGCAATGTATGGCGAATAGTTTTTTTTTGAAATACTATTTAGGAATTAAATCACAATACCAAAATCCAAAATCAAAAGCTGTTTCATCATTGGTATCGCAAGCATCATTAGATGAATTTTGATTTGCTGGTTTTTCATATTTTCGGTAAACAATTTCGCCAATTTCATAATCAATTGGTTTAGAAAATAGTGGTCCGTCAAAAGTAAAGGTATGAAATTCACCATTTTCGCCACATACATCAACATTTTTAGGTAAATCATTTATGAAATCCTGATCGATAATTCTGCCGACAAAACTTTTGTCTAAGTATTTTTCATTCACACAAACCACGATCGTTTTAAATCCAAGCGATATAAATTCTTGAATCAATTTTTGAGTTGGAATCTTCCAAATTGGAAAAATTCCGTTAAAACCAATTCTAGATAATTGATTTTCTCGATATTGACGTAAATCTTCCAAGAAAATATCTCCAAAAATAGAATGAGTAATGCCTTTATTTTTTAATTCTGCTAAAGTCTCAGTCATTACATTTTCATAAACCTCCATAGTCGGCATTTCTGGAATTTCCATAATTTTCAGAGGAATATCAATGCTTTCCGCCTGAGCCTGTAATAATTCAACACGAACGCCATGCATAGAAATGCGCTGATATTGTTTGTTTACGCTTGTTAATAAACATTCAATTTTAAAATCAGGATTTTGAAGTATTTTATACAACGCAAGAGCAGAATCTTTTCCGCTGCTCCAATTAAATAAGGCTTTTTGAGGTACAGACACGATTTGGTATTTTATGCTGTAAACTTACAAATTTCATTCTATTTGTTTGTGAAAGGTTTGTAACTTTGGGATTTTGCCTTCAAATTCATTTCAATGAAATACATCTTTTTATTATTTACCGGATTTATATTCGCGCAGCAAACCCAAAACGTTGATTTTAAATCAGTTTCAGGACAATTGTTGTTAAATTCAAAAGAAAAAACAGTTTCAGGTGCCGTAGATTTCCAGTTTGAGGTCTTAAAAGATTGTGATACCATTTCGCTTGACGCTAAAAACATGGAATTTTCGAATGTGAAAATTAATGATAAAGAAGTCATTTTTATAAATACTACTAAGCAATTAAAAATTGTTTTTCCTTTTACAAAAAGTCAGAATCACTTAACTTTTAATTATGCGGTAAAACCAAAACAAGCTTTGTATTTTGTTGATACAAAAAACGATGAAGTACAGATCTGGACACAAGGGCAGGGCAGATATACCAGTAATTGGTTTCCGAGTTTTGACGATGTAAATGAGAAACTAATTTTCAATTTAGAAATTTCTTTTGATGCATCCTATGAGGTTGTTTCGAACGGAGTTTTAAAACAAAAAACACCAAACGGAAATTTAATTCATTGGCAGTATCAAATGGAAAAACCAATGAGTTCTTATTTGTTAATGCTGGCGATTGGAAAATTCGATAAAAAAGAATTTAAATCTAAAAGTAAAATTCCGTTAGAATATTATTACGAGCCAAAAGATGCCGATCGTTTTGAGCCTACTTACCGCTATTCGAAACGAATTTTTGATTTTCTGGAGAAGGAAATCGGTGTAAAATACCCTTGGCAGATTAAC contains:
- the recG gene encoding ATP-dependent DNA helicase RecG is translated as MSNNLLETPIEYLKGVGPSRGQLLRKELGIHKYGDLVNFFPNRYIDRTRYYKINELQNTGSEVQIIGKIIHIKTVEFAKNKKRLVATFVDDTGQIDLNWFQGHKWIRETLKLNEPIVIFGKCSLYGSQFSMAHPEIELLSEHERSLRSAMQPVYPSTEALTNKGISNRTINKLMEQLFLETQALFTETFPPFLIEELKLIPKRAALFNIHFPKSADILAKAQFRLKFEELFFIQLQLITKNLIRKHKIKGHPFTKVGEFFNDFYQNHLPFDLTNAQKRVIKEIRTDMGSNAQMNRLLQGDVGSGKTIVAFMSMLLAIDNGFQACLMAPTEILANQHFIGLSEFANTLNINIRILTGSTKTSERRIIHEELENGNLKILIGTHALLEDKVKFQNLGLAVIDEQHRFGVEQRSKLWKKNDIPPHVLVMTATPIPRTLAMSLYGDLDISVIDELPPGRKPIQTVHRFDTNRLKVWKFLRDEIAKGRQIYIVYPLIQESEKMDYKDLMDGYESISRDFPLPQYSISILHGKMKPADKDAEMKRFSEGKTNIMVATTVIEVGVNVPNASVMIIESAERFGLSQLHQLRGRVGRGAEQSYCILMTGHKLSSDSKTRMETMVQTNDGFEIAEVDLKLRGPGDLMGTQQSGVLNLQIADIVKDRDILSLARNYAMKILKEDSALQKPEHAVLRAIFIELTKKKNIWNYIS
- a CDS encoding DUF1697 domain-containing protein, which translates into the protein MTTHLALLRGINVSGHNMMKMEALKTMLENIGFQNVRTYLQSGNVFIDSEEEASKVGFMIKQEIFKVFGHEVPVVVITKDDLKSCFANNPFLKEKDVDNKKLYFAFVSIALKKENINDLKISQFKPDEASIDENRIFIKYAVGAGKTRFDQKYIEKKLNITATIRNWNTVTNLLAMYGE
- a CDS encoding diphthine--ammonia ligase; amino-acid sequence: MSVPQKALFNWSSGKDSALALYKILQNPDFKIECLLTSVNKQYQRISMHGVRVELLQAQAESIDIPLKIMEIPEMPTMEVYENVMTETLAELKNKGITHSIFGDIFLEDLRQYRENQLSRIGFNGIFPIWKIPTQKLIQEFISLGFKTIVVCVNEKYLDKSFVGRIIDQDFINDLPKNVDVCGENGEFHTFTFDGPLFSKPIDYEIGEIVYRKYEKPANQNSSNDACDTNDETAFDFGFWYCDLIPK